The segment CGATctaaacaattataaaatagCATCCGGATAGGATCGAGGTAGGTATTTTCAGGTTTGAGTACAACCTGAACTAAACCAAAATCTGAAATAGGATCCAAAATcagttaaataatttaattttattttatatgttaaggTAATTTAGATATTTAAGAGTCTATTAAAGATTTTTGTGgtttgttttggtttgttttatttgttatattgagtaattttagttaatttaggtagcttaactaatttttaattagatttttgaataatttgtatattttacatattttggtcattttttagtcttttaaatttttttagcgATTTCGGACATTGGTAATAATTCGATATGAATTGAACCCAGAAGGAACCAAACAGAAACCGATTTGAAAATTAGTAAATCCGAATAAAATTTATGACTAGGGTACGAAAAATccaaaaaactaaattaatcaAACTGAATCCGAACAGAACATCACCTGGGCTAAGCCTAGtagtaaaaatgaaaatgataGATTCTATTATGTGTTTTTTAAGACTAAACCAAATACCATTTTATTATGTCTTCCTTCAATTATTTTGTCATTACAAAACTATAAAATGATTTAAGTGAAGGTAGCTCGACGAACTAGTTAAAGAATTTAaacaacaagaaagaaaaaaaatatttaaggaaCTACCCTTGTTTTACCAGCGGCTATACCaagaaatttatataattactcTTACTGAAAGCCAACTCGTAAATTTAAGCTaactttttttaagaaataaacCCCAAACATCACGGCAAAAGTTGGTTCCTatttgctattttttttttttgaacacaaagtTGGTTcctatttggttatttatttgtAGGTTTTTTCCTACTGAGTTTCTTTTGAAAAGGAcatttgtttttagtttaaaGGAAAAAGGACACTTTTGACACGTTCAATTGTGCGTCGGTTGTGAACAAACCAACGTAGACTAGTTCAACCTTATGATTGATGTACATTTTGCTTTTGGTTAACCTTCTCTACAATAATTGCGCGTTAGTGGTTAATCGCCGGGCCAATAGTTAATGCTATCACGTGGCGCCGTTTCTACGCAAATGTTTTAGCATATTGCTATTATGTTTACAtgtaagtttgttttttttttttttttttttttttttttttttgataactctggTATCTGGGCAGAGCTACATTCTCAACTATCCCCCGAAAGGGGTCCAACGCCCCCAACAGAAGGGATGTTAAATCCGTTGTGGCCAAGACTCGAACCCGGATGGCGGACAGTACAGCTGtacctcctttaccaccaagCTACGAGCGCTTGGTTAAGTTTGCTTTTGTCTATGTCTCTATTCGTATTTAATTAAGACCGAACTAAAATAGTAATAAACTGGTAAAACCATATGATACATGCAAAactgaaattaaataaaagacATGCATAcgaaattttggatattttaagAAACTGCTATGCAATATTTCCTAAAACAACACCTATCACACTTTTAAAAAATACGcttgaaaattctatttttcccCCGAAAACAACTTATTTAACGCCTTAACATAAGGATTACCCAGTTTACCatgtcaaattttgaattttctaaTTTTGTAGATATACTAGTATTAAACGAAGAAAAACCAAAACATAGGTAAGGATTAATTAGAAGCAAAGCATAAAACCGTTGGTGCTAGGTTCGATTCCTAATATGAACAAAATTGATATCATTTGGTGAGACTAATATGGATCATGTTTTAAACCTCCCTTTTATTGCTTCCTTAAGATATCAATTGGGAAGCAATATGgatcatgttttaaaaatacaaatattttcaataattttataaaaattaaaatataattttgtaaatatagtttttatatttattataatattatgatgtatgatatttttataattatataaaatataaatattgttaatttattatttaactgttATTGTATGTGATggttaaccagtcataaataTCCCGTAAACGTTTCAATTGTTAACCgtagtaccagtcgtacaaatcttttaaaaccgTTTAAAACTCCAACCACCCACATTCGCTAACTCCGCAATCACTGCGGTTACAACCAGTCAGGCCTTAAGAGGCTCAAGTTTCCCAGACTTCCCCACCTTCGTCAAGttaatttcaaataataaacaaagaaaatacTGAAAACTTTGGAGAAAATAGAAAGCATGTGTTACACCTAGAGGTCAGGCCAGATTGTATAAGAGGCTACTAAGTTAAGACCCGCGgaatgaatgttatatatataaattattttatataatttaatagtttaagtaatttataatatttttaaaaattaagttgtcaatattttttaatttttttatcaaaaaaattgttcaaagtactttcaaattaagatatttatgtattttcttatatgacatataatttaatttaaaatgatatatatatatatattttttattttttatttatttttaatttctttaaaaTGAGACTTtaaacttatatgattttttaattatttgtatcatgtcataacaaaaattttaaaccatagatcacaaaatttgaatgtaaaacttttaaaggttttagtaatatatactcatttttaaaaattcaaaatacaacatataaagaaaacttttaatttttattaaatggttactaaggttgtttaatttactttaatagtttaaaattaaaaaaatataatataagacacacttatttttatcaaatctttattattcaaaatcattaattgtcatatatactttatccatattaggtaattccgtaattttatttatggaaataatgaagcacattaataatgtatttatggttagtttaataaaaagtttattatatatttagatggaccaacatatttctctaaagattctaagaatcattctagtgatgacatgtggctacaaaaaaatgttgtaatgcttctcaaataatatatagaggatACAAGGAAACTGCTCCAAATGTGTTTTCTCggcattatataaaataaattgggCCCTCGTGAGTCGTGACTTGTGTACTACATGCGGCTATATCTGTTCCAACTAATTTTGGGTTAGAAAGAACAAGAAAATTGGACTTCTTCAGGTGGTGGCTATAAGCACGAATCCAGGCCCATGAGCTAACTCAGCCTAATTATTCGataaaaacaaaaggaaaaaaggCTCGTCAGGACGATCTGACACACACAACCGAGTGTCAGGAAAAGAAGGACGCTAACACCCTCCAAATGTGCCGAACGTAGCTGTCTAAACAACTCCGCCGGTTACTGTTCCAAGTCACATAAATAATGATGAAAGAAGAAGGGATCGACATGATGAGAAGTCTATAAAAGAGAGCAAAGcaactgagagagagagagagagagagagagagagagagagagagagagaggtaacAATCGATATccagttagtttttttttgtataagcACGAATCTGGGCCCATGAGCTAACTCAGCCTAATTATTCGataaaaacaaaaggaaaaaaggCTCGTCAGGACGATCTGACACACACAACCGAGTGTCAGGAAAAGAAGGACGCTAACACCCTACAAATGTGCCGAACGTAGCTGTCTAAACAACTCCGCCGGTTACTGTTCCAAGTCACATAAATAATGATGAAAGAAGAAGGGATCGACATGATGAGAAGTCTATAAAAGAGGAGCAAAgcaattgagagagagagagagagagagagagagagagagagagagagagagagagagagagagagagagagagagagagagagagagagagaggtaacAATCGACATccagttagttttttttgtatttcctTTCGGAAATATAACTTAAACACTTCACTAAACGAAACCTTTGACTCTTAAACATTATGATTAAGATCTTTAAGCTCGATTACAGGTTTTTGGATCCAATAATTGGGCCTTAATTTTAGGGGTGGgtactttacccgatatccgaagtaacacccgaacccgatccgaaaaacccgaaccgaagtagcaaaatacccgaacggatattgaataaggagagattggataccggAACCCGAACgaataatacccgaacccgaatggatatccgaagataactgaacatatgtataattaacattatatttctagtttatatctctcattttatataaaatatttatattgatactacacatactttaagttcatatgatataaatacaattacggaaaaaataatttgctactcacttaaagtgcatgtcaagttttttatttcaaaaattaacaaaaagttacatccaaaattaaaaaaaaataataactaaattaatatctttttagttttaaaatgttatgtcaaaatctattaaccattcactctattaaaaaaataaaaaaattagttaactgaaaattatatttttaaatacaacaaacttgagaaatgaaaattttaatttttttttcaaaatctaaatatccgaaccgatCCAAAATAatcgaatccgaactaaaaatacccgaacccgatccgaagtacagaaatacccgaacgggttctagacctctataccaaaatacccaaaaatccgaaatacccgacccgaacccgaacgcccacccctagccTTAATAGTGTTACAAtaagaaaaattgttttttttttgttttggatttttgaaaaaaaatcttggaAAAGGCTAAGCCTAATTAACTTTCTTTAgacaaaaaaacttatttttctttaacgtgaagatttaaaaattatatttagaaacaaTAACATTCTTAACAACGATAACTAATCTCCATTAACTATATTTGAGATTGTGATTTCTCCTTGATGTCTTGAATGAGCATTGTGATATTAGAATGTGAAGACCTTCCTTCTTCTAAAGCCTTATTTGCCATGCCACTAAGTTCTTTAACTCTTCTTATTCTTTCTTGTGCTTCTTCACTATCACCCATCAGCTCATCCACAGCCTTTCTCACACTTTCTCTACTCACCATCACTCctatctcttcttctttcccATATTGCATGGATTTCTCTACTCCTATCTCTAATCCTGCTTTTAATATCTTCACAACTAACTTCTCATTGTAGAATTGTTCAGCAAACAAAGGCCATGTCAATAATGGAACTCCTGCAGTAATTCCCTCTAGAGTCGAGTTCCATCCACAATGAGTCAAGAACCCTCCTATTGATGCATGTGAGAGGATGAACACTTGTGGTGCCCAACCATTGATCACAAGTCCTCTATCTTTGATCCTCTCTTCAAATCCACTTTCTTGAATCCATTTTGCTAGCTCTCCATATTTTCCCCACTCTCTTATAACCCAAACAAAAGGCTTATTAGATTCCTCAAGGCCTAGACCTAGCTCCTTGAGCTGAGCCAAGGGAAGATTGCATAGACTACCAAGGCAAACGTAGAGCACTGAACCCTTTTCTTGCGAGTCAAGCCAGTGAAGGCATTGGTCTTGACCAATGGAAGCCTTGTCTCCTCTCTTAACTTTGTCAAACTCTAAGTTATTGCACAAGGCAACAGGTCCTACACACCAGACTTTTCCTCCTCTTGCTTTCTTATATTCTCTTACATAATCAACTTCTAACTCTTCGAAGCTATTCACAATAACACCATAAGAGTCAATATCACTTTCAATAATCTTGTCGGTACCCTCTTTCATAATTCCTTCAACAGGCTGAAGGACTGAGATCTGAGGCTTAGTGAACTCAAGTCTATCAGGCAACCCATGCAAATCGAAATACTCGTCGTCAGATTCTACAGCTTTCAAGATCCCACTTTCTCGAACCACGTGTATGCATGCAAGGCTGAAACAAGAAAATCCATGGAAGAGAAGTTTGGGAATCTTGAGTTTTTTGGCAAGGCTTGACGTGAAAGGAAGGCTCATATCTCCAATGATGCAGCTCGGTCGTGGCTGAACCATCTTCTCCATAGCCTTTTCGACTTGTTCCTCAAGCGTGTTTGCCGCGTGAAAGAACTTAACCAAATCGGCTGTTGAGTCTAGCATGTCTACACTCTCGCACCCTTCAGGTAGACCAGCTAGTTGAAAGGGAAATTTAATTTCAACGATGTTGATAGTCGAAAAggtagaggaagaagagagtgaGGACTTGATCCTGGCTACGTTTTGAGTAGTTGTGATGATGGTGACAGTCACACCTTGACGCTGGGACAAGAGCTTAGAGATGTCGACCAGTGGGATCATATGGCCTTGAGCCATAAAGGGTATTACGACGAAGTGAACAAGATCATGTGAAGACATTGTGGTAGATCTTACAATTTGAAAGATAAGAAAACTAAATGTTTTGGGATTGAATATAAGGTAATGTTTCAACAAATATGTATGTAAATGTATAGCTACGCGGATAGAGTTTATATACACCATTTGTTTTGACCCGTCTTGAGAGCCGACGTTAAAATATTAGAATTTACTTTTCCAATAAAACTTTGAATTGAGTTTTGCTTCCTGctgtaagaaaaaaatcaacaaacaaTAGTATGTGACAGTGTTTTATAAAATATCCATCTGAAAAGTATATAGACGGGTCGTTATTTAAATCGAATCATAACATGGCACGTCCTTCTCTTGAATAACATCATGACATGGCGCCAATAACAcaataattagtttaattaaaaaagtCGCGGTTCAAATAAAGTCTGCTAAACTATACTATTTGAAGAAAATTAATTAGTGTTATCACAATCAACCATCGTTAACTTTATTCAACATAAGAGATTTCTTCGGTTGTATTCAATTTATTTGGCAAAACTAATTTAATAAGCTAGTACAGGATTGCAGCACAGTTACTTTTTACAATAtcagaaaaaacaaaagaaatgatATTTACGATTTAAGAAATAATGCAGCTAGTAGGCTAGTAGCTACGTCAGCGTTTAGATCACAAAATTGTGTTTGACAATTCTAAAGCGCGGACGGAAGCATACTTAAGATAACTCAAAGCATCTCATTAGTTTAGTCTTACGAATGCATTAGTTtcatcatcattttttttctgtaaattcTAGCCATAATTAAGGTCTCAGAAGTGTAAAAGCTACGTACATATAAGTTCATCTGATGCgtagatatttttttggtaaaaatctGCTACGTAGATTATAtaaccaaaaagaaaacaatttacTGAATGCATCTTAATCATCTATTATAACCAAAAAACAATCACTTAAAATCATCTGATGCGTAGATATTTTTTGGGTTTGCAGAGAGGCTCTGAGTCTAGAGGTTCCCTTGCGCTGGTGCTTATCGGTTTCTCTCATCATGGAAGATTattaataatgttttcataACCAAATATATCTcaacttttttgttaatttaaagatgtgagtaaaatttatttaaattgtcTGGACATGCCAGTTCATGTTTCATTATATACATACACTCAGAAACGTAAACCCTTTCCATAATGTATGATTGATACGAATTTACATAAGAAAAAGATCCAATATAAACCTGATGTATGGTGtcctaatgttttttttttttagaattaaaaGTTGGTTTTATTGTGTTAAAAATCCAATCCCTTTTCAAAAGGATGTTTTACAATGTAAATGTATTATTAACTGTCTAATCCTGGGCCTATGGATATGAACAGACCTTGATTCCAACTTTGAGGTTACGCCGATAATACAATTCAAACAcacacattttaaaaataataataagacgTAACACACAACAATCAGACCCTTTACACAACAGAGCTACAAAGGTTGTCCCTTATCTACGTAACAAAGACCAAGAATTATCCATAATGCTGACATTCTATTAAGTGATGACCATGACGGTCTAGTAATCTTGCTAACCATGCCGATTCCAGAGCTTAAGTTACAGGCTTGTGAGTTATCCTCTTACTGTGAACAGCATCCAAATCACCACATCACCCCATGAGCCTCTTCTTGCCTGCATCAAATTGAAGAAACAGAGCTTAGAAAACAACTATGACCACAGTAACTAcacagcttttttttttttttacaggatACCTGAACTCTCGCAAGTGGAAATCATCTGTTTCTCAAGTTCACGAACCGCATCAAATATCCCATGAGCAGCATAAGTCTTCACCATAGTCGCAAAAGTAATCTTATCAGGCTTACATTTTCTCTCTTCCATCTGTATATACAACTCCTTCATCGTAGCCAGATCACCAGCCTCACCATACGCATTGATTATACAATTGAAGAAGACCGTATCCAGCACCACATCCGAATTCACAACCTGCCTCAAAACCGAATCTATCTTACCCACAAGACCAGCTTTGCTATACGCGTCAACAAGCGAACAGTAAGTGATTGAGTTAGGCTTCACTCCTCGATACTTCATCTTCCTGAACACCTCCTCCATCTTCTCGATCCTCCCCGCTTTCCCAAACGTCTCGATCACTATATTGTAAGTGACAACCGTCGGGGAGAAGAATCTTTTCTCCATGTAATCCATAACAGAGCTCATCTTCTTATACATCCCAGCTTTACCAAAGGACAGGATCAGTACGTTGAACGTGGTGATGTCTGGCTCCACTCCCATAAGCTGGAAACGGTTATACCAGCTCTCCATCTTCCTAATGTTGCCGCCGTTTCCATAAGAGCCAATGATTGAGTTAAACGTGTAAACATCTGGAAGAGAGTCTCCATCCTCGATCATATCAGCTAAAACGTTCTCCATCTCCTCAAACATTCCTGCTTTACCATACCCATCGAGGATAGTGTTGTAAGTCACCGTGCTGCACCTGACTCCAAGGTACGACATCTCGAGGAGGACGCGGTTAACTAGATCAAACCGGGCGAGTTTGCAGCAGCAGCTGATGAGAACGGTGAAAGTGAAGACGTCCGGGGTGCAGTCGCTGACTGATTTCATGTATTCGAGAGTTGCAAAGGCCTTTTCTAGAAGAGAGCATTTGCCGTAGACGGAGATAAGAGATGTGTAGACGTCGATGGTGGGTTTTAGTCCTTCGGATAGCATTAGTTCGAAGAGTAAGCTCGCTTGCTCAGGCTGTTTGCAGTTGCCAAGGAGTTTGAAGAGTTTTGTGTAGGTTTTGCATCTTGGTTCGTACCAATGCTGCTTTCTGAGGAGACTGAATATCTATAAAAGCAGAGAAACAGTAAAGTGAATATGGAATCTCATCAGCCAATTGTATCCACAGAGATGATGTACCTTGAGAGCAGACTGCCATCGATTCTCTTTGACAGCATCATCAAGTGCTTCGAGAACAGCTTTTGGCCATAAAGTGTTGTACTTTTCGGAGTTGGCTTTCCTCTCTATGCTCTTAACAGCAGCGTCTGTTCTAAGAATCCGAGATAATTCTCTCTTGGGATCTACTTGGTGTTTTGTTGATATCAACCCAGAGCTCTTTTTATCTTTACGTTCTTTGGGGCTTTTCGTCGAGCACGTTGTGGGCACCACTGAAACAGAGGCTACACGCCTAGAGAGAACAGAGAATGATGATATAAGTTGCTGAAGATAAAGCTAGTGCAAG is part of the Brassica rapa cultivar Chiifu-401-42 chromosome A09, CAAS_Brap_v3.01, whole genome shotgun sequence genome and harbors:
- the LOC103841239 gene encoding UDP-glycosyltransferase 73C7, giving the protein MVYINSIRVAIHLHTYLLKHYLIFNPKTFSFLIFQIVRSTTMSSHDLVHFVVIPFMAQGHMIPLVDISKLLSQRQGVTVTIITTTQNVARIKSSLSSSSTFSTINIVEIKFPFQLAGLPEGCESVDMLDSTADLVKFFHAANTLEEQVEKAMEKMVQPRPSCIIGDMSLPFTSSLAKKLKIPKLLFHGFSCFSLACIHVVRESGILKAVESDDEYFDLHGLPDRLEFTKPQISVLQPVEGIMKEGTDKIIESDIDSYGVIVNSFEELEVDYVREYKKARGGKVWCVGPVALCNNLEFDKVKRGDKASIGQDQCLHWLDSQEKGSVLYVCLGSLCNLPLAQLKELGLGLEESNKPFVWVIREWGKYGELAKWIQESGFEERIKDRGLVINGWAPQVFILSHASIGGFLTHCGWNSTLEGITAGVPLLTWPLFAEQFYNEKLVVKILKAGLEIGVEKSMQYGKEEEIGVMVSRESVRKAVDELMGDSEEAQERIRRVKELSGMANKALEEGRSSHSNITMLIQDIKEKSQSQI
- the LOC103841240 gene encoding pentatricopeptide repeat-containing protein At3g53170, whose amino-acid sequence is MAFIQQPVQGSSSLCANEIIQTIHCFSRRVASVSVVPTTCSTKSPKERKDKKSSGLISTKHQVDPKRELSRILRTDAAVKSIERKANSEKYNTLWPKAVLEALDDAVKENRWQSALKIFSLLRKQHWYEPRCKTYTKLFKLLGNCKQPEQASLLFELMLSEGLKPTIDVYTSLISVYGKCSLLEKAFATLEYMKSVSDCTPDVFTFTVLISCCCKLARFDLVNRVLLEMSYLGVRCSTVTYNTILDGYGKAGMFEEMENVLADMIEDGDSLPDVYTFNSIIGSYGNGGNIRKMESWYNRFQLMGVEPDITTFNVLILSFGKAGMYKKMSSVMDYMEKRFFSPTVVTYNIVIETFGKAGRIEKMEEVFRKMKYRGVKPNSITYCSLVDAYSKAGLVGKIDSVLRQVVNSDVVLDTVFFNCIINAYGEAGDLATMKELYIQMEERKCKPDKITFATMVKTYAAHGIFDAVRELEKQMISTCESSGKKRLMG